From Rudanella lutea DSM 19387, a single genomic window includes:
- a CDS encoding flavin-dependent oxidoreductase encodes MVKIGIIGGGIGGLTAALCLHQAGFRVQVYESVSVIRALGVGINLLPHSVRVLTNLGLAPKLARIAVETEDLRYYNKHGQLFWHEPRGRHAGYRWPQFSVHRGRFQEMLYDEVLTRIGPDAVRLGHHLSSFSQTEQNVTATFTDRATGTVLTTDTVDLLIGCDGIHSVVRKQLYPTETEPRFSGNVLYRGTTRMKPFLNGRSMVMIGHLKQKMVAYPIGEPDETGLQVINWVANLWEPETAMTVRDWNRQADPDRLVNLYQNWHFDWLNVPAMIAGAPSVYEFPMSDRDPLDRWTFGRVTLLGDAAHPMYPIGSNGASQAILDAEALTQALTTQPDAPTALQTYDRERVPATTRVVLQNRQKGPDQILDMMEEVAPDGFAHPDEAIPYEELKQVMDSYRQIAGFDKETLNGKE; translated from the coding sequence ATGGTGAAAATAGGCATTATCGGCGGGGGGATTGGTGGGCTAACTGCTGCCCTCTGCCTGCATCAGGCTGGCTTTAGGGTACAGGTTTACGAGTCGGTGTCCGTTATTCGGGCGCTTGGGGTGGGTATCAATCTGTTGCCCCACAGCGTTCGGGTACTCACCAACCTGGGGTTGGCCCCGAAACTTGCCCGGATAGCCGTCGAAACCGAAGACCTGCGGTATTATAACAAACACGGGCAGCTGTTCTGGCACGAGCCCCGTGGTCGCCACGCGGGCTACCGGTGGCCGCAGTTTTCGGTGCATCGCGGGCGGTTTCAGGAAATGCTTTACGACGAAGTGCTGACCCGAATCGGGCCGGATGCCGTGCGGCTGGGTCACCATCTGTCCTCGTTCAGCCAAACCGAACAGAACGTAACCGCTACGTTTACCGACCGGGCTACCGGCACCGTGTTGACAACCGACACCGTTGACCTGCTGATTGGCTGCGACGGTATTCACTCGGTGGTACGGAAACAACTGTACCCGACCGAAACCGAGCCCCGTTTTTCGGGCAATGTGCTATACCGGGGTACCACTCGCATGAAGCCCTTTCTGAACGGCCGCTCGATGGTGATGATTGGCCACCTGAAACAAAAAATGGTGGCCTACCCCATTGGCGAACCCGACGAAACAGGCTTGCAGGTAATCAATTGGGTGGCTAATCTTTGGGAGCCCGAAACGGCTATGACCGTGCGCGACTGGAACCGGCAGGCCGACCCCGACCGGCTGGTGAATCTGTACCAGAACTGGCACTTCGACTGGCTCAACGTGCCCGCCATGATTGCCGGTGCGCCTTCGGTTTACGAGTTTCCGATGTCGGACCGCGACCCGCTCGACCGTTGGACATTCGGGCGGGTCACGCTGCTCGGCGACGCGGCTCACCCCATGTACCCGATTGGCTCCAACGGGGCGTCGCAGGCTATTCTGGACGCCGAAGCCCTCACGCAGGCATTGACCACCCAACCCGACGCGCCAACGGCTCTCCAGACCTACGACCGGGAACGCGTGCCGGCCACCACACGGGTGGTGCTACAAAACCGCCAAAAAGGGCCTGATCAGATTCTGGACATGATGGAAGAAGTCGCCCCCGACGGATTCGCCCACCCCGACGAGGCTATTCCGTACGAAGAGCTGAAACAGGTGATGGACAGCTACCGGCAAATTGCCGGCTTTGACAAAGAAACGCTCAATGGTAAAGAGTGA
- a CDS encoding c-type cytochrome domain-containing protein — translation MFDFIAHLHPLLVHLPIGILLFAGALMVFGRWRSVDVEAAESLAWGLGAGSALLACGAGWMLAQSGEYDADLVQRHQWTGLATAGFGALTYFLRRYRPVLATATVLFLTVAGHYGGNLTHGEDYLFPGAKSVADTPTNMDSTGSAAVGELAIRATDSGATAAQPTIRRTFLYRDRVVPVLETKCYSCHSSRKKKGGLRLDTEAFIRQGGKNGSILTPGNPQKSKLFTYLLLPEGDDMHMPPKGKLQLSRAEIALIHHWIQTGASFKEQIEVIAPAATGSGLVAAATDALPANPVYELPALPANTLPPAGSPVASPPASVEARLLTNPVAAPAPAVLEKLRSEQVTLTRLTDGSPYLSANFVNVKSFEPRLLDALTGVGQQVMRLRLSDQPVRDADIQALRQFPNLTRLNLENTPITDAALGHLSALPHLEQLNLYGTAVTDAGLAQLAQLPNLKVLYLWQTKTTPAGVERLRKARPDLILDTGTLQLAKPDTNKAL, via the coding sequence ATGTTCGATTTTATTGCCCATTTGCACCCGTTGCTGGTTCACCTGCCCATTGGCATTCTCCTGTTTGCGGGTGCCCTGATGGTGTTTGGCCGGTGGCGGTCGGTCGATGTCGAAGCGGCCGAGTCGCTGGCGTGGGGGTTGGGCGCGGGGTCGGCCCTGCTGGCGTGTGGTGCAGGCTGGATGCTGGCGCAGTCGGGCGAGTACGATGCGGATCTGGTGCAGCGGCATCAATGGACCGGGCTGGCTACGGCCGGTTTTGGGGCGCTCACCTATTTTCTGAGACGCTACCGGCCGGTACTGGCTACAGCTACCGTGCTGTTTCTGACGGTAGCGGGCCACTACGGCGGCAATCTCACCCACGGCGAAGATTACCTCTTTCCGGGGGCAAAGTCGGTAGCTGATACACCCACTAACATGGACTCAACTGGATCGGCAGCGGTGGGCGAGCTGGCCATACGCGCTACGGATTCGGGCGCAACAGCCGCGCAACCCACCATCCGGCGTACATTTCTCTACCGCGACCGCGTGGTGCCGGTTCTCGAAACCAAATGCTACAGCTGCCACTCATCACGCAAGAAAAAAGGCGGCCTCCGGCTCGACACCGAAGCGTTTATCCGGCAAGGCGGCAAAAATGGCTCAATCCTGACTCCCGGCAATCCGCAAAAAAGTAAACTGTTTACCTATCTGCTGCTGCCCGAAGGCGACGATATGCACATGCCCCCCAAAGGCAAGCTGCAACTGAGCCGGGCCGAAATCGCCCTGATTCATCACTGGATACAAACAGGGGCTTCGTTCAAGGAACAAATCGAAGTCATTGCCCCGGCGGCAACCGGTAGTGGCCTGGTAGCCGCAGCTACCGATGCCCTCCCCGCCAACCCGGTGTATGAGTTGCCCGCCCTGCCCGCCAATACTCTCCCCCCGGCAGGTAGCCCGGTAGCGAGCCCACCCGCAAGCGTCGAGGCCCGATTGCTGACCAACCCTGTGGCGGCACCCGCCCCGGCCGTGCTCGAAAAACTCCGGTCCGAACAGGTGACCCTCACCCGGCTCACCGACGGCAGCCCCTACCTGTCGGCCAATTTTGTGAACGTCAAATCCTTTGAGCCCCGTCTGCTCGATGCGCTCACGGGCGTGGGTCAGCAGGTAATGCGGCTGCGGCTTTCCGATCAGCCCGTACGCGATGCCGACATACAGGCGTTGCGTCAGTTTCCGAACCTTACCCGGCTCAACCTCGAAAATACCCCGATTACCGATGCCGCCCTCGGGCACTTGTCGGCCCTGCCCCATCTGGAGCAGTTAAACCTATACGGTACAGCCGTGACCGACGCGGGTCTGGCCCAACTGGCGCAATTGCCCAACCTGAAGGTGCTGTATCTGTGGCAAACCAAAACCACCCCGGCCGGTGTGGAACGGCTTCGCAAAGCCCGACCCGACCTGATTCTTGACACCGGAACGCTTCAGCTGGCCAAACCCGATACCAACAAGGCGCTCTAA
- a CDS encoding quercetin 2,3-dioxygenase — translation MSSEPQLTSADLTALYQKGAEMPGGLSAIQAVTPQNALPGQKIPYYLLNGSGDRYLVGGLVVSQLARPADTGNLFEWSVLTGGKGATLPMHTHAHTHEVIYVLEGVVELWLNGEHHLLVKGDFASIPPTVPHGFRMDTHRNQLISMTSEDGLSLLYSTLGVPYTGHVQPGDAVAPLAAEVMQQAEQVADIRFTNEPLTGDSPRRVTNAQLPGAVVPYVLAAGEGDRYTIGDQLFTVLSDNASTAHKLLVVGTEGPAGHMIIKHFHQKHSESFFCVDGQMAMWANGSLLDLNPGDFLSAPAGTIHAYQFKSPYTRIVGMLTPGIFEDFFRSAHPYTDHVYPQAPTPGPNFAKISQLDLVFVERPGPPQ, via the coding sequence ATGTCGTCTGAACCCCAACTAACCTCTGCCGATTTGACGGCACTCTACCAAAAAGGCGCCGAGATGCCCGGCGGCCTGTCGGCTATTCAGGCCGTGACCCCGCAAAATGCTCTGCCGGGCCAGAAAATCCCGTACTACCTGCTCAACGGCTCCGGCGACCGCTACCTGGTTGGTGGGCTGGTGGTGAGCCAATTGGCCCGCCCGGCCGATACGGGTAATCTGTTCGAGTGGTCGGTGCTGACCGGCGGCAAAGGGGCCACGCTGCCCATGCACACGCACGCGCACACCCACGAGGTGATCTACGTACTTGAGGGCGTGGTGGAACTTTGGCTGAACGGCGAACACCATTTGCTGGTCAAAGGCGATTTTGCCAGTATTCCGCCTACGGTACCGCACGGGTTTCGGATGGATACGCACCGCAATCAGCTGATTTCGATGACGAGCGAAGATGGCCTGTCGTTATTGTACTCGACGTTAGGAGTGCCTTACACCGGCCATGTGCAGCCGGGCGATGCCGTGGCTCCGTTGGCGGCCGAGGTTATGCAACAGGCTGAGCAGGTGGCTGATATTCGGTTTACGAACGAGCCCCTCACGGGCGACTCGCCCCGTCGGGTAACCAACGCGCAATTGCCCGGTGCGGTGGTGCCGTATGTGTTGGCAGCGGGCGAGGGTGATCGGTACACTATTGGTGATCAGTTGTTTACGGTGCTGAGCGACAACGCCAGTACCGCCCATAAGCTTTTGGTGGTAGGTACCGAGGGACCGGCCGGGCACATGATTATCAAGCACTTTCACCAGAAACACTCCGAGTCATTTTTCTGTGTAGATGGGCAAATGGCGATGTGGGCCAACGGCTCCCTGCTCGACCTGAATCCGGGCGATTTTCTGTCGGCTCCGGCCGGTACCATTCATGCGTACCAGTTCAAAAGCCCGTACACCCGCATTGTAGGTATGCTTACGCCCGGCATTTTCGAAGATTTCTTCCGGTCGGCGCACCCGTACACCGATCACGTGTACCCCCAAGCCCCGACGCCCGGCCCGAACTTCGCGAAAATAAGCCAGCTTGATCTGGTCTTTGTCGAACGACCGGGACCACCGCAGTAA
- a CDS encoding DUF1501 domain-containing protein encodes MAHHHDEPFRPNGGDFSDLNRKLDRRDFLLRTASGLGAVALSGLLTGRAVANPAEAMANQISARLGQIAPKARRVVYLFMAGGPSQFETFDYKPKLLSMLGKNLPDSVRKGQRLTGMSANQAALPIAPSAYQFKPYGKNQTWVSELLPYTAQVVDELCLIKSVYTEQINHDPAITFFQTGHQLPGRPSIGSWVSYGLGSENNNLPAFIVLVSKDASKDQPLYARLWGNGFLPSEHQGVQFRSGKDPVLFLNNPEGYDGTDRQQMLAYLTQLNQLQNESWGDPEVNARIAQYEMAYRMQTSVPDVMDTTREPDEVFDLYGPSSRDKGSYAANCLLARKLLEKDVRFVQLYHQGWDHHGGLPKGMKHQCGQIDRATAALIVDLKRRGLLEDTLVVWGGEFGRTVYSQGQLSATNYGRDHHPRCFTMWMAGAGVKAGISYGQTDDFSYNIVKDPVHVHDFQATLMHLLGVDHEQLTYKYQGRRFRLTDVHGKVINGILS; translated from the coding sequence ATGGCACATCATCACGACGAACCTTTTCGACCCAACGGGGGCGACTTCTCGGACCTGAACCGCAAGCTCGACCGCCGGGACTTTCTGCTCCGCACGGCTTCGGGGTTGGGCGCGGTAGCCCTGAGTGGATTGCTAACCGGTCGCGCGGTGGCCAACCCCGCCGAGGCAATGGCCAACCAGATTTCGGCCCGGCTGGGGCAAATTGCGCCCAAAGCCAGGCGGGTGGTGTATCTGTTTATGGCGGGTGGCCCCTCGCAGTTTGAGACGTTCGATTACAAGCCCAAACTGCTGTCGATGCTCGGCAAAAACCTGCCCGACTCGGTACGCAAAGGGCAGCGACTCACGGGCATGAGCGCCAATCAGGCCGCCTTGCCCATTGCCCCCTCAGCGTATCAGTTCAAGCCATACGGCAAAAACCAGACCTGGGTAAGCGAGCTGTTGCCCTACACGGCGCAGGTGGTCGATGAGCTGTGCCTGATTAAGTCGGTGTACACCGAGCAAATCAACCACGACCCGGCCATCACGTTTTTTCAGACGGGCCATCAGTTGCCCGGTCGGCCGTCTATTGGGTCGTGGGTGAGCTACGGGCTTGGCTCCGAAAACAACAACCTGCCCGCGTTTATCGTGCTGGTGTCGAAAGATGCCTCCAAAGACCAGCCGCTTTACGCCCGACTATGGGGCAACGGATTTCTGCCCTCCGAGCATCAGGGCGTGCAGTTTCGGTCGGGCAAAGACCCGGTTCTGTTTCTGAACAACCCCGAAGGCTACGACGGCACCGACCGCCAACAGATGCTGGCCTACCTCACTCAGCTCAACCAGTTGCAGAACGAAAGCTGGGGCGACCCCGAAGTAAACGCCCGGATTGCGCAGTACGAAATGGCCTACCGGATGCAAACGTCGGTGCCCGATGTGATGGACACCACCCGCGAGCCCGACGAGGTATTTGACCTCTACGGCCCCAGCAGCCGCGACAAGGGCTCGTACGCGGCCAACTGCCTGCTGGCCCGTAAACTGCTCGAAAAAGACGTGCGCTTTGTGCAACTCTACCATCAGGGTTGGGACCACCACGGGGGCCTGCCCAAAGGCATGAAGCACCAGTGCGGGCAAATTGACCGGGCTACGGCCGCCCTCATTGTCGACCTGAAACGGCGGGGACTGCTCGAAGATACCCTGGTGGTGTGGGGCGGTGAGTTCGGCCGGACGGTGTACTCACAGGGGCAACTGTCGGCCACCAACTACGGCCGCGACCACCATCCGCGCTGCTTTACCATGTGGATGGCGGGCGCGGGTGTGAAAGCGGGCATCTCGTACGGCCAAACCGACGATTTCAGCTACAACATTGTGAAAGACCCCGTACATGTGCACGATTTTCAGGCTACGCTGATGCATTTGCTGGGCGTGGACCACGAGCAGCTGACCTACAAATATCAGGGCCGCCGGTTCCGCCTGACCGATGTACACGGCAAGGTGATAAACGGCATTCTGAGTTGA
- a CDS encoding glycoside hydrolase family 95 protein, with amino-acid sequence MRTCFLFLALFLAQTALAQPHPPLKLWYKTPANAQIADVDRGWKDDPEWLKALPLGNGSLGAMVFGDVNSERIQLNEESMWSGSPDDNNNPNSFAAQAEIRKLLYAGKYKEATELTDKTQISKGAGSGNGNGTKVPYGSFQTLGELYLDFASTAPYTDYYRELDLHDAVARVRYTQNGVRFSREAFVSYPDQVMAIRFTADKPGALSFKARLWRPERFRTYTADNQLIMAGNLSDGKGGDGLAYMTRLKAQNKGGTVAYTDAGISVSGATEVILYLTASTDYKLQHPTYRGRDQVSITARTLQQAIQKPYTRLLNDHLADYRRYFDRTTFTLFSGNDTQPTDERLAAFKTNRNDPHLYELLFQYGRYLLISSSRPGTLPANLQGIWGNKIQTPWNGDYHTNINIQMNYWPAEVTNLSELHLPFFDLLRSLTTPGAETARVHYHARGWVMHPITNVWGYTAPGEQASWGMHTGATAWLCSHIAEHYRYTQDKAFLRQMYPVLKAATEFYMDWLVVHPQTGKLVSGPAGSPENTFIAPDGSKSQISMGPAHEQQVIWQLFHDFGMVSKALGISDSWTRRIAEAQGQLAGPQIGADGRLMEWAEPFKEAEPGHRHISHLFALHPGHQINAVQTPDLMDAVRKSLDYRIANGGGHTGWSAAWLVSQYARLGEAEKAKASLDVVGAKSTSINLFGQHPPFQMDANFGTTAGIAEMLLQSHVETPEGGVLIDLLPALPASWANGAVGGLVARGGYNISMNWKAGRLDQVTVEARQGGRATLRYKGQSKPVVLKKGEKRVYRF; translated from the coding sequence ATGCGTACCTGCTTCCTGTTTCTGGCCCTATTTCTGGCCCAAACGGCTTTGGCCCAACCCCACCCACCGCTCAAACTCTGGTACAAAACACCCGCCAACGCGCAAATAGCCGATGTCGATAGAGGCTGGAAAGACGACCCCGAATGGCTCAAGGCCCTACCGCTGGGCAACGGGTCGCTGGGGGCAATGGTGTTTGGTGATGTAAACAGCGAGCGCATTCAGCTCAACGAAGAAAGTATGTGGTCGGGGAGCCCCGACGACAATAACAACCCTAACTCGTTTGCGGCTCAGGCCGAAATCCGAAAACTCCTGTACGCCGGAAAATATAAAGAAGCTACCGAGCTGACCGACAAAACCCAGATCAGCAAGGGGGCAGGCTCCGGCAACGGCAACGGAACCAAGGTACCTTACGGCAGTTTTCAGACCCTCGGCGAACTGTATCTCGATTTTGCCAGCACAGCCCCCTATACCGACTACTACCGTGAACTCGACCTGCACGATGCCGTGGCCCGGGTCCGCTACACCCAAAACGGGGTTCGGTTTAGCCGCGAAGCTTTTGTGAGCTACCCCGATCAGGTGATGGCTATCCGGTTCACCGCCGACAAACCCGGTGCGCTGTCGTTTAAGGCCCGGCTGTGGCGACCTGAGCGATTCCGTACCTACACAGCCGATAATCAGCTGATTATGGCGGGCAACCTTTCCGACGGCAAAGGGGGCGACGGACTGGCCTACATGACCCGGCTCAAGGCCCAGAATAAAGGTGGCACGGTAGCCTACACCGATGCGGGGATTTCGGTCAGCGGAGCCACGGAAGTGATTCTGTATCTGACGGCCTCCACCGACTACAAGCTGCAACACCCCACCTACCGCGGTCGCGATCAGGTGAGTATTACGGCCCGCACGCTGCAACAGGCCATCCAGAAACCCTACACCCGGCTCCTGAATGACCACCTGGCCGACTACCGGCGCTATTTCGACCGTACCACATTTACTCTGTTTTCGGGCAACGACACCCAACCTACCGACGAACGGCTGGCGGCTTTCAAAACCAACCGCAACGACCCGCACCTGTACGAACTCCTGTTTCAGTACGGCCGGTATCTGCTCATTTCGTCGTCGCGGCCCGGCACACTACCCGCCAATTTGCAGGGCATCTGGGGTAATAAAATCCAGACTCCCTGGAATGGCGACTACCATACGAACATCAATATCCAGATGAATTACTGGCCGGCCGAGGTAACCAATTTGTCGGAGCTACACCTGCCGTTTTTCGATCTGTTGCGTTCGCTCACCACACCCGGTGCCGAGACCGCCCGTGTTCACTACCACGCGCGGGGCTGGGTGATGCACCCGATTACCAACGTCTGGGGCTACACCGCCCCCGGCGAGCAGGCCAGTTGGGGAATGCACACCGGGGCTACTGCCTGGTTATGCAGCCACATTGCCGAACACTACCGCTACACCCAGGACAAAGCCTTTTTGCGGCAGATGTACCCCGTACTGAAAGCGGCCACCGAGTTTTACATGGACTGGCTGGTGGTGCATCCGCAAACGGGCAAGCTGGTGTCGGGCCCGGCAGGCTCACCCGAAAACACGTTTATTGCGCCCGATGGCAGCAAAAGTCAGATTAGCATGGGACCCGCCCACGAGCAGCAGGTGATCTGGCAGTTGTTCCATGATTTTGGGATGGTTTCCAAAGCCCTCGGCATCTCGGATAGCTGGACCCGGCGCATTGCCGAGGCTCAGGGGCAATTGGCCGGGCCGCAGATCGGGGCCGACGGACGACTGATGGAGTGGGCCGAGCCGTTTAAAGAAGCCGAGCCCGGCCACCGACATATTTCGCACTTGTTTGCGCTGCACCCCGGTCATCAGATCAACGCCGTGCAAACGCCCGACCTGATGGATGCCGTTCGGAAATCGCTCGACTACCGCATTGCCAACGGGGGCGGGCATACGGGCTGGAGTGCCGCCTGGCTCGTGAGTCAGTACGCGCGGCTGGGTGAAGCCGAAAAAGCGAAGGCAAGTCTGGACGTAGTGGGTGCCAAAAGCACCTCTATCAACCTCTTTGGGCAGCACCCGCCCTTTCAGATGGATGCCAACTTCGGCACCACGGCCGGCATTGCCGAAATGCTCCTGCAAAGCCATGTTGAAACCCCGGAAGGCGGGGTGCTGATTGACCTGCTACCGGCCCTGCCCGCGAGCTGGGCCAACGGAGCCGTAGGTGGGCTGGTGGCCCGTGGTGGCTACAACATCAGCATGAACTGGAAAGCCGGGCGGTTGGATCAGGTAACGGTAGAGGCCCGACAGGGTGGTCGGGCCACGCTGCGGTACAAGGGCCAATCGAAGCCGGTTGTGTTGAAAAAAGGCGAGAAGCGCGTTTACCGATTCTAA
- a CDS encoding DUF1553 domain-containing protein: protein MLRFFLFLFGSVPLWIPTGPPGTDVKLPADVASAYAKLPAELDYNQHVKPVLSDKCFACHGPDKAKQKAGLRLDVASAAYGPLPESPGKVAVKPGNWAKSEVVHRILSTDPDYRMPTPESHLSLSAEEKAVLLKWIKDGAVYKPHWAFVTPQKKALPTLSATLAGRVVNPIDGFVLARLEREGLQPAPEANRELLLRRLSLDLTGLPPTPAEIDRFLTDKSPDAYEKQVDRLLASPHYGEKMATDWLDLARFADSHGYTVDRLRDMSPYRDWVIRAFNRNISYRTFVHQQLAGDLMKGPDDDKAAHRDRLIATAFNRLHPQNMEGGIVEEEFQTEYVMDRTNTLGDAFMAISVGCARCHDHKYDPISQKNYYELYSFFNNVREAGQISWNDDLPTPTLLLPTDKEEALIRFMQSGITEQEAAVGRAERDALTGFSEWLASGSYRKLASETLPQAGLQGYYPFEDSLRNSLNPKQKGVIKRDAGEADTPVFETTPQGKVLLLNGDSYADLRDVGVFRKSEPFSVGIRAWFPNGFKEGVIFHKSNAERLYNFKGYHLLLKNNRLEITMAHTAPSNAITRLSTQPVPREKWVQLTLTYDGSGRAEGFRLYLDGAELAMETVIDQLYKDIIFFEKNEPALQIGGWYRGLGFKGGKVDDVVVYNRPLTPFEIRVLARKASWANLAGKAPAELSEADKATLLAYYLAVEDTNVRAARQTLQQRRTAFSDSTRRIAELMVMQEMPSPKKTFLLNRGQYDLPGPEVFPNTPASILAFPASLPKNRLGLAQWLTDNRHPLTARVAVNRYWQNFFGTGLVKTTEDFGNQGELPSHPELLDWLAVTFAQDFDWDVKRLVKLMVMSATYRQDSRALAGLRERDPENRLLARGPATRLTAEMLRDNALMASGLLNPKLGGKSVKPYQPDGLWEINSMTYKADTTDAVYRRSLYVVVKRSVPNPTLGTFDAPSRSSCVVRRQRTNTPLQALVTLNDPTFVEAAGVLGEHMARQPDARQAITDAHRRLTGRTPAERELALLLKLQQTEFEKFKANPAKTTGWLKTGRHRRDPSLDPAGVAAYAVVASTILNSDATLTKR, encoded by the coding sequence ATGCTTCGGTTCTTCCTTTTTCTGTTTGGTAGTGTGCCGCTCTGGATACCCACCGGGCCACCCGGCACCGACGTAAAACTCCCCGCCGACGTAGCCTCTGCTTACGCCAAATTACCGGCTGAGCTGGACTATAACCAGCACGTAAAACCGGTGTTGTCGGACAAGTGCTTTGCCTGCCACGGCCCCGACAAGGCCAAGCAAAAGGCCGGTCTGCGACTCGATGTGGCTTCGGCTGCGTATGGCCCCCTGCCCGAAAGTCCCGGCAAAGTGGCTGTCAAGCCCGGCAACTGGGCCAAAAGCGAAGTGGTGCACCGGATTCTGAGCACCGACCCCGACTATCGAATGCCCACGCCTGAGTCGCACCTGAGTTTGTCGGCCGAGGAGAAAGCCGTGCTGCTCAAGTGGATTAAAGACGGGGCCGTTTACAAGCCACACTGGGCGTTTGTCACGCCCCAGAAGAAAGCCCTGCCAACCCTGAGTGCCACGCTTGCCGGCCGGGTAGTGAACCCTATCGACGGGTTTGTATTGGCCCGACTCGAACGGGAAGGACTACAACCCGCCCCCGAAGCCAACCGCGAGCTGCTGCTCCGGCGGCTTTCGCTCGACCTGACGGGACTGCCCCCCACCCCGGCCGAAATCGACCGTTTTCTGACCGACAAAAGCCCTGATGCCTACGAAAAGCAGGTCGACCGGCTCTTGGCCTCACCCCACTACGGGGAAAAAATGGCAACCGACTGGCTCGATTTGGCCCGGTTTGCCGATTCGCATGGCTACACCGTCGACCGGCTGCGCGACATGTCGCCCTATCGTGATTGGGTTATTCGGGCGTTCAACCGCAATATATCGTACCGGACGTTTGTGCATCAGCAACTCGCCGGCGACCTCATGAAGGGCCCCGACGATGATAAGGCGGCCCACCGCGACAGGCTCATTGCTACGGCCTTCAACCGGCTGCATCCGCAAAACATGGAAGGCGGTATTGTGGAAGAAGAATTCCAGACTGAATACGTCATGGACCGGACCAACACCCTGGGCGATGCGTTCATGGCGATTTCGGTGGGGTGTGCGCGCTGTCACGACCACAAATACGACCCTATCAGCCAAAAGAACTACTACGAGCTGTACAGCTTTTTCAACAATGTGCGGGAAGCCGGGCAAATTTCGTGGAACGACGACCTGCCCACGCCCACCTTACTGTTGCCAACCGACAAGGAAGAAGCCCTGATCCGGTTTATGCAGTCGGGGATTACCGAGCAGGAAGCCGCCGTCGGCAGGGCTGAGCGCGACGCTCTCACGGGCTTTAGCGAGTGGCTGGCGTCGGGCAGTTACCGCAAACTGGCTTCCGAAACCTTACCTCAGGCCGGTTTGCAGGGATATTATCCGTTTGAAGACTCGCTGCGCAACAGCCTTAACCCTAAGCAGAAAGGCGTGATAAAGCGCGACGCGGGCGAGGCCGATACCCCTGTTTTTGAGACTACCCCACAAGGAAAAGTGCTGCTACTAAACGGCGACTCCTACGCCGACCTGCGCGATGTGGGTGTGTTTCGCAAGTCGGAGCCGTTTTCGGTGGGTATCCGGGCGTGGTTTCCGAACGGGTTTAAGGAGGGCGTCATTTTCCACAAAAGCAATGCCGAGCGGCTGTACAATTTCAAAGGCTACCACCTGCTGCTGAAAAACAACCGGCTCGAAATCACAATGGCCCATACGGCCCCCTCCAACGCCATTACGCGCCTGAGCACCCAACCCGTACCGCGCGAGAAATGGGTGCAACTCACCCTGACCTACGACGGGTCGGGCCGGGCCGAGGGGTTCCGGCTCTACCTTGACGGGGCTGAGCTGGCGATGGAAACGGTGATCGATCAGCTCTACAAAGACATCATTTTCTTCGAGAAGAACGAGCCCGCCCTGCAAATTGGGGGCTGGTACCGGGGGCTCGGTTTCAAGGGGGGCAAGGTCGACGATGTGGTGGTGTACAACCGCCCGCTTACTCCATTTGAGATTCGGGTGCTGGCCCGCAAAGCAAGCTGGGCTAACCTGGCGGGCAAAGCCCCGGCCGAGTTGTCGGAGGCCGACAAAGCCACCCTGCTGGCGTACTACCTTGCCGTAGAAGACACCAACGTGCGGGCCGCCCGGCAAACCCTGCAACAACGCCGTACGGCCTTCAGCGACTCGACCCGGCGCATTGCCGAACTGATGGTGATGCAGGAAATGCCCAGCCCGAAAAAAACGTTTCTGCTCAACCGGGGGCAGTACGACCTACCCGGCCCGGAGGTATTTCCGAACACGCCCGCGTCGATTCTGGCGTTTCCGGCTTCGTTGCCTAAAAACCGGCTGGGGCTGGCGCAGTGGCTCACCGACAACCGGCACCCGCTCACCGCCCGCGTAGCCGTGAATCGGTACTGGCAGAATTTCTTCGGCACGGGCCTCGTCAAAACCACCGAAGACTTTGGCAATCAGGGCGAGTTGCCCAGCCACCCTGAACTGCTCGACTGGCTGGCCGTAACCTTCGCGCAGGACTTCGACTGGGACGTAAAACGGCTGGTGAAGCTGATGGTGATGTCGGCAACGTACCGGCAGGATTCGCGGGCGTTGGCCGGCCTGCGCGAGCGTGACCCCGAAAACCGGTTGCTGGCCCGCGGCCCCGCCACCCGGCTCACGGCCGAAATGCTCCGCGACAACGCCCTCATGGCGAGCGGCCTGCTGAATCCCAAACTTGGCGGCAAAAGCGTGAAACCCTACCAGCCCGACGGCCTTTGGGAGATCAACAGCATGACTTACAAGGCCGACACTACCGATGCCGTGTACCGCCGAAGCCTGTATGTAGTGGTGAAACGGTCGGTGCCCAACCCAACACTGGGCACGTTTGATGCCCCGTCGCGGAGTAGCTGCGTGGTTCGGCGGCAACGCACCAACACGCCCCTGCAAGCCCTCGTAACGCTCAACGATCCGACGTTTGTTGAAGCTGCCGGGGTTCTGGGCGAACACATGGCCCGGCAACCCGACGCCCGGCAGGCCATTACCGATGCCCACCGACGCCTGACGGGCCGCACACCCGCCGAGCGCGAGCTGGCTCTGCTGCTTAAACTCCAGCAAACCGAATTTGAGAAGTTTAAGGCCAACCCCGCCAAAACAACCGGCTGGCTTAAAACCGGGCGTCACCGACGCGACCCGTCGCTCGACCCGGCTGGGGTGGCAGCCTATGCCGTAGTAGCCAGCACGATTCTAAACTCCGACGCCACCCTGACCAAACGTTAA